The Trichomycterus rosablanca isolate fTriRos1 chromosome 19, fTriRos1.hap1, whole genome shotgun sequence region CCTGTTGGTTGGTCATAGGTTGCCCTTTTGTGAACTTTTGGTAGGTACCAATACTGAATGCCATGGATCGAAACCTTACCTACGATCACAAGCTGTAAGGACTTTAGCATGTTTTTCCACATGGGGTTCACATGGTACTGCTTTTTTTGCAACCtcacaaacaaaacacagaggATGGCCGGGCTGATCTAAATTGGCCTCTAGGTGTGAAGGagtgactgtatactgtatgttcatTCATTAAGTGATTAAGTGCCAGAATTTTACAGAGCATCACATCttttcattcacttactcaaacaattttgtgtgtgtgtgtgtgcacagtaCCTGTAAGCAGTCCAAGGACGTACTGACGATGCGTGGAGACTTGGACTGACATGCCAGCTCAAAAGGCAGCACATACTTGTCAGCTTCAATGTAGTTAGCTTTGGGTGGAACCACTGTACCATCCCTAATAGATCAAGATATTGAAACAGTGCTGAGGTAAATAAAACTACACAACACCAACAGTAGATATTTAAATACAgtcctgtttattattttttttattatatgaaTTCATTTCAGAAGAAATCATTTACTCACTTCTGATTTTCCAGCTCAAGTTTGATTTCATctgaaaaacatgaataaagaaaaataaaaaaacattgtaccAGTGAACAACATACAGGCTTCTAAGCCTGAAAggaacatatttaaaaaaaatacttttgtgaCGTTTGACAGAATCTGATCAAGCAAAACAATACATGCAATGGCTTCTATTATTAATACAGTAGAGTACTAAGTTCTACAATGCCTTCCGACTGCCGTAGAAAGTCCCATTCTTAGTTATCAGATAAAAGAAACTGGCAAAAAGAATTGTTAGTATCCCTTAATGAAACACCATGTCCAGAGATTTCTTCAATTGCCCCCGGGGTCTTAAAAGCTTTCATAAGTAGCAAAACAACAAAACGTGCCAAGATTGTAATTAAATTCAAACTTTACAACAGAAGAGTACAGTTTATTGACCACTAGACACACAGTCAACGTTTGCAAAAGACCAGCTTACTGTAATTCACAGTGAAACAGCAGAAGCAGCCTAATCCCACAGCACAAACGTTATTAATTGAAATTGAAGTGAACGTCTGGTTTATTTTCCTTTATTCGGAACAATATTTTTCAGAAATTCTATATTATTAGgcaatcttaaaaaataaaaacacactgatTAATATGGTATTCTGTTTACAAATCAAGTCTATCTTCCACCTGAAGGTAAAGTCATCCAACCAGTTAAGCTGATTCGTTTAAGCTCGTGAAACAACTtaagcaaattaaaataattaaaaaggagACATTGCAGAATATTTATGTAAGAAGCCATATCATTATCGGAAGGAAACTTTTGTTGAAGAAGCCTTCACTTACTTTCACCTGAAAGCATTAGCAAATTTTGCAAAGCTTGCCCTTAGACAaaccaaaaattaaaaacaaaaaagccaGATTAATCTACAGCCAAGACTTGGCTCCAGAGTACATTCCACCTCTATCGAGATTAAACATCTAGAAGCACAGTTTAACTTTCAATTTTCAAGTTCTGCTTTAACGTATCTATGTTTGATTAAAATGTCACACCTTGTATTTACAACCCAGCTCATAATGAACAAAAGTAAAGTCTTGAATTAAATGGTGGACTGTGTGCGCAAGCTTAGCCTGACACTACAAATCCGGGAGACCGCTGTACAAACAGCTCTGCTGTGCCAGTTTACCTAAATCAACAACCTCCAGAGCTAAGAGGTAAAGATTGAGGAAAAAGTACAGGTCTGTGGACACAAGTCAACTCATTTTCTCTGTCAAACAATTTAGTTTGTAGAGAACACGAATGCAAGTGATATTTAACCTGATTACTGAGGCGTAAGAGTCCTGGAAATGGTTGAACCCCTATAGGCATTTTTAACTCAGTGGTTTTGTTTTATTCTGGTGAAGGGAATTTGAGAACAAAGATGAGAGGTTGGATAAGGTCAGCAGGAAACAAGATCCTTCAAGTATACTTAAGCCTCACAAGTATCCGTTAACTTTCCAACAAGATTCATTTACCTGGGTACAGCGGTAAGGTGGTTCAACCACTTCTTAATGATCAACCTGACGAATTTCTCCAGACATTCTCTGTGCTACAGCATACTCAATAAAGCCAAAGCTCATTTGTAAGAGACCTAAAACACTTTAGTGTTTATTATAAAGTTTACAACCTAACGCAGGTTAACACTGGGCTGATCACAACCATCATCAACCAAATAATACAAACAGACTTTAATCACAAGTCAAACTGTAATGACTGAGATAGCACTTTACAGAACAGCTGTATATCCCCCAAAAATACAACACCAAAAATGATCACAGtattaaataagtacatgtatgTAGTCATAAGCATCACACAGCTGGTATTCATGGCCCAAATGCCACTAAGAAAtcttttttcagcatttatgcCAGGGCTTGTTTTCAAGACATCTAAACACATTATAATAGTGTTTATAATCTAAACATTTTCCAGCCACATAGCAGAATGTCAATCGATGTTGATAACCACTTTCATCAACTATTAAATATCTACAACTATAAATGAAAGTTAGCTTACATTTGTTCAGCTCTACAAGAGGTAAAAAGCAAGATGGGGTCACTAACCAAGTTTTGATAAAAGAAATACTTGATGCCCAAATTGGTGCAGCATTCTCCCGCCATTCCTATTCAACTTACATGCTTAACATATACTGAAAGACGCAGGACAGGAGAAAGATGACTCGAAGATCCAATGAATGGCCAATCCTACATCAATAACCTTAGATACCACCAACTATACAACTGATGGACAGCTTTGATGCAGACTGGCACTTGGCAGAATGGGAATGAAGgaattgttgtttgtttgtttattgggattttaaaatcatgttttacacttttggttacatgcatgacaggaaacggtagttactcgatacacaaggttcatcagttcacaaggtatatcgaacacagtcatggacaatttagtggctccaattcacctcacttgcacgtctttggactgtgggaggaaaccggagcacccagaggaaacccacgcgaacacggGAAGATCACACAAACTCAATAAGAAGATCTGTCTCTCAAAACAAAGCTCAGAACTGTCCAGACTACATTCTCCTGTGTTAACCCTTTCGGCTTCAGGGGCGGCGTACAATAACTGACCTTGCGCTCTGAGAAttttacagtactgtacatgtgtgtatgtatatttgacaAATAGTTATTCCAGCTgccctagattattattattcttactttatttaaaatgtacatccAGAAAGTTGAAACTGTTGTGCTCAGGGTGTTTATATTCATCTTACTGGGTGGTTAAAAtgcttgtattattgttatgttGTTTTTATTCAATAAAAGCATGAAGCCGAGTTGAAAGGAAACTCGgtgatatgttttatattttgatgggaTGGTATAAGCTTTTGTATGGCTAGCTTTGGCTCAACTGATGGGATTGTTATATATTTTGGAAGGTGGTGgttaattgttattataaatattgctattattattggtgttattatgtattttactttaaatagcCAAACTGATCTGATATTTGGGGTAAAAATTAATTGAAGGATCACTTGTAAAAAACCATAGTAGTTTCAACCAAGGGTTTATCAACATTATCCGACAGTAAGGAAAATATAGGATTATATTCTAGTATATTTAAAAGCAGTTTAAAGTGTTGTCATATTCAAGCAGCTGTAAAACTAGTGAATTAAGCAATCTGGTGGTTGTTGATTAGTGAAACAGTACGTGTTCATACAGGATTGGTTACACACAGCTCAGATGCATTCATGACAATAGGTTCGATACTGACCAGACGTTTTGTGATTGTTTATGGATCACGTATTAAACGTTAAGAGCTCCTAACGAGAGGAGTGAATGTTTTATCAGAGCAAACAATCAACTGCTCCGAGATATGTTGACGTTAGCATGGAGGCTAACGGAGCTAGCAGATTACTGAGGTACATGTTATCGGTGGTGTCAGGACTAGCACAGCGGGTTAGCATTGTGCTAATGAAACAACACTGTAGGATGCATCCAGCAGGTgaataacattacacacacacagcgctgGGTTTGATATTTAAAGGGACCGTGTGAATGTCTGGTAGGCCTGGACAATCCCCGAGAGTGCATTCAATGTTTATATACACTTATAAGTGAAGTGTATAGTAATAATAGAAGTGTATATAACAGGAGagaatgtaaataaacagagctgtctgtctgactCACTCACCCAGTGCTACCTGACAGGCCTTGCGCAGCTGGCTGTGTTGGCTCCTCTTCACCTCCTTATCCGCCAGGATTTTCTCCAGAGCCCGAGACACGAACATGCTCTTAGTGCTAGCGCTTTCAATGTCAGTGTGCCTGCTGTTCAACGCCTGTTCTTTCATTTCTGGTGTGGAGGTTCAGGCCGACATGTTGGCCTCGGTTGTGTTGCTGTTGCAGGTGTCGCTTTACCTGGAGTCCAGACTGGGTCGGAGCGTCGGACGCTGCTGTCTCAGCGCTGACTCGCCATGTTTGGTGACGCGTCGTGTCACCTGACCTGCAGCCGCTTTCAGGAAGCACATCCTAAACGCCCACATATTCCCTACTACAAGTGCACTACGCGATATTAAAGAACTGCGTGCACGCTCTAGATTAGTGCACTAGAACAAGAATACGACGCAAATTAGGAATGCGCTTAGAATTTCTTGCAAAATTGAAACAAATTTACGAAAAGTCGGCAAAAGGAAGGAAAGTCTGACAGAATGTGATTGTGACAAGGCCATGTTTTGCCTGTAGATGGCGCTCACTTTATTAATTGTTTGAAAGGAAACGCACGTCATTtcattgtgttgtgctggtatgagtggatcagacacaggagcgctgctggagtttttaaatacagtgtccactcactgtccactctattaaacacaccgacctagttggtccaccttgtagatgtaaagtcagagacgatcgctcatctattgctgctgttttagttggtcatcttctagaccacgTGTCAGAATCCGGCCCGCCAAGTCATTTTATGTGACCCGCGAGAGCTTAGAAGACGTATGattatcttaaaatacactgtaaaattgtacataaactgcatctcccacaatgcatgccaattTTGTGACGCAACCCACCGCTAGATGGCAgagtttccacatcagcgtttaactgaggcggttttccaaaaAGTGATGTggagaaatatttacaagtttgtgcttcaagaacaAGAAAACGGTACGTCTCTCGTGTAATGAgtcgtgtctgtggtaaaggagaacaatataaatgtagatatacattataaatatacgtcacaatcggccctttgagggccaccataatgcagatgtggctctctgtgaaaatgagtttgacacccctgttctagaccttcatcagtggtcacaggacgctgcccacggggcgctgttggctggatatttttggttggtggactattctcagtccagtagtgacagtgaggtgttaaaaaactccagcagcgctgctgtgtctgatccacttataccagcacaacacacactaacacaccaccaccatgtcagtgtcactgcagtgctgagaatgatccaccacctaaataacacctactctgtggtggtctatatatatatatatgttccagtattaaacagaattaataacataaaattattataaattataaattactGTCTGAACAAAAGCATGCCCTATTTTACAATATAATAGTCAAATCAATCTGACGCCTTCATTCTAGATGTTTGACACCAAGGCTAAAAACGAAACATGAGGTTcagcaataaaacctctgacagtagtacatttaactttaaaatttgtatttaattgcaAACTATTTAACACAACGTGAATTCTAACTACTTTTTAACTCGAGTAATCCTATAACAACTGATACATCGTTTCAACACTCGAGGTCACTATTACCTCAGAATTCTGTCTGGCTCACATCCTCCATCTTTTTCATGTTAGCCATTCTCCTGTAGTTCTCAGGATTTATGGTCTGTAAAATCAAGTATAATGATACATAAATTTAACTTAAGTTTGTTATTGTAATTAATCAACATCAGCCTTAAATCTGGGAAAGCCCTGCTTGCCTAAATCCATACCGCCAACTGTAATGTTTGGTGTGGACACATGTCAGTAAGTTTATTAACTATACCAAGTAAGTAAATATGTCATGACAATAAATACCACAAATTTCACACACGTTATAAACTCTTTATACTTATTTTTCATTCCAAAACTACGGCATTAATACAGAGTTGGTGTCCCTGTGCTTCTGTTACAACCGCTCTTCTAGGAAGGCTTACCATTAGATTGTGGGACATGACTACAAGAATTTTAATTTAGTCAGAATAACAACGACAAAGTCTGGCTTAGTCAACATCCCAATTTATTCCAGATGTTAGGTGGGGCTGCTTTGAGGTACAGACTGTTAAGGATAGTTTAAAGTTCCCTTAAACCAGTGCTTACTGCATGAGGCATTGTCATGCTTTATAAACACAATATTCTTGAGAATTACAGGCTGTAGCTTTCATTTCAATCCAAACTGGACCTGAGGGACCCAGTTCAAACCATCGAAATAGCTCAACACCAAACATTACAGTTGGCGATATGGATTTGTGCAGGTAGGGTTTTTCCTGGTATCAGCCAAACCCAGATCTAAGGGTGATGTTGATTAATTACCATAACTCGTTTTACTAAACGGTGGCAGTGTGCTTCAAAACACTTCAGTCAATGTTTGCTTTTGAGCATGCCAGTCCTAGGTATGTGGGTAGCTGCTTAGTCATGAACCCAGTGCGTTAAGCTCACTGGCTTTTTAATTAGGAACACGATACTAAAAAGTGGATAGGACTAGTAgatttttgtttaatgttttccACATGACAGTGAAGGTATTTTAGTGTCTTCTTACCTATCAAAAACATGTGAGTAAGTTTATTAAACTATACCAAGTAAGTAAATATGTAATGTCTGAAAGTTTCAGGACAGGCATCAGAACTAGTGCAATAAGCAACATGCATAATAAAaatccctgtgtctgcatgggtttcctccgggagctccagtttcctcccacagtccaaagatatgcaagtgaggtaaactggagatacaaaattgtccatgactgtttaacattaaacttgaactgatgaatctcatgtaatgagtaactaccgtttctgtcatgaatgtaaccaaagtgtgtaaaacatgacattaaaatcctaataaataaataaataacataatgaaaaaataaatacatcaatcaGTTACACAGCCAGCAATTTTCTAAACattactttatttcattttatagacTATGTATACATGTGCACCTATGTCTTTATATAGTATTTATGTTGAAAACAGTTCATTTATgcaatacaaatgtacaaatcATGGAGTATGAAAATACTGGTCATTTTAGTACAAATCTATACCTTAGGATTTTTCTAGAAAGCAAAATAATCATTGCTCATTATcaagaacaataataatcaagCGGACACAAGAGTTTAAAAGCCTATAGTATGGTGGTCTCCGATTCGTACAGGTCTTCtccaaaaattaaacaaaattcaCAGCATGAAAATAGCacattaaaatctttatttatatttaaatcattTGAGTCTATACATCCCGCTAAAATAAATGATGACCATAATCATGTTTGATTCCTTAATCTGTAGACATCAACCACTGTgacgaaaaataaaaaatcatgaCATGTACCATATGtaataacacaaaaataaagACTTCATTAAGAAACAAATACATGTAGTGTGGTTATGATCACAAACTTGTGTAGTGGTTTTATATGCTATTTGTTCTATTCTTTACAAAGAACATTCTGGAAGAACTGCACTAAATGACAGCTCCGCCAAACTACAGTATACGTACCATTAAAAGCAAGCGTTTGTAATGGCAATTCGATTAAAGTGTCTATGTAAGAGGAGAGTGAATAAGAATGGGCTCTTGTTACAGACCTCCAGTGTTTATGATGCTCAGGTATTTTAGAGATCaagcaaatataaaataaataaagatccaCAAGGCTCAGCAGTTCTGTAGATCAAAATAGTCACATTAGAATTTTAGATATTATATATTAGTATAGTTTGTCTGAACCATTTGGAATAACCTGGGTTCAATTACATTTAACACAGTTGCACCTCTAAGCCAAAAAAGGTGTTGAAATTGAATGGGAACAGTACTGTTTGGTCTTTATTAATCAGAAAAGGCTTTGCAATTGagcactgaaaaaaaaaccctccaTTGCTTTAAAAGAAAACCACAAAAATAAGACTGCCTATTTACTAATAACACCCCCATCCTGCTGATTCATACTGCAGCAGTTGTTCTAGGGTGTCTTTTTCTTTCTGAATGATCCATAACCACGAGGTGTTGGAAATTCACAGTGCTTTGTTTTGAAGGGGAAAACACTGTGTATCAACTGTGAAGCATAGTGGAGGGAGTATTTTCAGAACTCGATGGCAGGGTAATGGTCCAATGAAGTGAAGTTTAATAGACGATGATGGAACAATTAAAGAACAACAAAACAGTTTTGTGACCCGGTTTAGATGGTAAGGCACACGAGGCAAGGAAATTCCTCCTCATAGCTGTGCAAGTCTTAACACAGATagaataaacattatttttgtCAACCAGAGTTTCCCATACAGTATCTGCCTGGCTTGTGAATAATTAATACATATTATTAATCAAggcattaaaatgtacaatagTTTTTAATAGCTTCTGCATAATTTGCCTATTATTAGAAAATGGATGAAGatcaatttacattttataagtAATCAATACAAAGAAAACCAGATGAtgcacactttttttttgcaattgtatatacagtaacaTTTTTGCAAATCATTTGGATACCCCTGGTTAAACttcatgttttgttgattttctaACTAGTAATAAGTAAATAGATGCTCTATATGAAACAAGCAAAATTCACTGAATTTAGAtaatattttcatttcattatcaTGCttcaccaccactttatcctcccAAAATCACTGGGAGCAATGCAGTACAGGGCCTCGCCATTGCCCCCCATCAGagatagccaatcatgcctgtatgtagacgcctgaccggcCCAAgtcaccactggggatttgaagcctggatcccagtggtagtgggctagagtaatttaccactgctccaactgagtgtctacatacatacaacataatttaaaaatataacttTTGCATGGTATATTACATTCCTATATGTTAACTGTGCATTTAAATGCGTACATGTTTGGTTTGTGTAAACAATGTGTTGACTTAATTTAACTTAGAAAATCAAGGAAACATGAAATTTCACCAGAAGGGTTTAAATCTTGGCATATGACTATATTACCGGCTACCTTTTCTTCAACAGGTAATGCTGAATGAAttagcctggctcacaatcagtaTTCCAATTTATCTCAGTAGTGTTCATGGACTTAGAGCTCAGGGCTTTaattctccacaccaaactagtCAAACCAGTTCTTTATGGGCCTTGCTTTCcaaacagtcatgctggaccaGAAACCAGCCTTTccaaaactgttgccacagcACTGTAAGCATGCAggtaattattttacattaataatatacagtatatgctaaATGTCCTGCTGTTAGATAACATGTCTGCATAAGTACCCATCCGAACAACTGTGTTAATGTTTATTCACCTTAGTATCTCTTTTACCTGGTAAGCTATCAGCTATTATCCACACATGAGCTATCTACACATGGTCTTAATGTCACGAATTTTAGCTTGGGTTGCTGTCACAACATAACCCCTTAAATTTCCATTAAATACCAGGTAAACACGCATGTGTGAAAGATCAGCATTAGCATTAGTTTTATTGCCATTTAGCTTAGAACACCATACATGCTGAGTTATTGCAAGCTTTAAAGCTAAGAAAATTAGTATAACATACAGGCCCATTATTCATTAGGGAATTCCAATCATTAACCATCAATCCAACCTCAAGGCGGAGACAGGAATGAATAAAGTTCAGGTATAAGTGGTTTTGTGGGAGGTGTCTTTGTCAAGCGTATCTTTGTTAGATAAGCAGAGTGGTCAAACGAAACAGGCCTTTAATTCACTGCCCATGCTCGTATCTACTGCTTCTGTTATCGATCTACAGGTTGACATACAGCAGGTCAGAGTTCAGCTCATATGTTACAGCACCCTACCTATATTATATTCACACAGATTATCATCTGTGTCAATGGTATTGTATGAAATAGCTTGTTTTATATAGTAGATCATATAAAACACTCCTCATTCATGAAACGTCACGTCAGAGTGTGTAGTACAAAGTgttataataaagaaaatttaAACCACATAAGTCAGATGCCGTAGAGCAAGAGAGCCTATGCTATTAGTGTTAATGGTTAAAAAGCAGCTACAAAAATACATATATCTTTATTCGTTCAAGTTCCTGCCAGTGATTAAAAGCATGATCATAATAATCGTTCAGTAGAGCTCAAAAGTGGTCTTTCTCTTATTCAGCAGGTCTGCATCCAGAAGTAATTTTCCCATTTATTTTCTCCATAGATGTTTACAGCCTCAACTTAACCCAGTCAGCTTTATCATATacagatttattcatttatttatccgtCTTTAgtggcgctcgggtggtgcaagggtaaaatatgctagcccagggtttgattctcagtctGGCGTCTACAAAGACAAGATTGGCCAAACCgccagccattgggaggtgcacttgtcagtgtgctctcagtgcccgtcccaagcccagattaaAAAAAAGGGTTGCGCCAGGAAGAGCATCCGGTGTAGAAACTATGTCAGTTCAGGTATGCGACATATCAACACATCTTTGTAGGCCAAAAATGCCCTAAGTGTTGTTAACCTGTTTACACATGCTATAATCCTAAAAGATTTAATCAAAGAAGACTAAAATATAACTACTACAGATTAAAATAGTAACCTGAAATGTACTACAACTTCATATCTAAGAAAATTTAATACTTATGGCCTTGGAATCATTGACTAAAAGTGTCATTAAAGTGTTATTAAAGACCTGCTTAGGGCTGCAATTACTCAATAAACATCACTAAAAATATCTAACAATAACTGGTGACAAGTTACATTTTAAGTTAAGTTTGTTAGTCTACAATCACCGCTTTATTATGATTAGGGGCATGatgggtccagttccactgtAAAACAGTGGGCgcgaggcaggaataccctggacagggcaccggTCGATCACAGGGCTTATGCcaccagacacagccaatcatgtctgtagacGCCCGACCCGGGCGGGACTAAAACATGGTGGCAGCCTGTTTATAGGTTTACTgtgtagtgtttttattttctgtgtagtgtattctttttatttacacactGTAACCTGTTCTTTGTGAAAAGGGGTGGTTTGGGGGGGTTGTCTTCCTCACTTTTTGATCAGCTGCTATACACCTGCCAGCTCATGGTATATCAGGCTTTTCAGTGAGTTACCACTTAACCTTTATTCATACAATAACAATTTACGCCACCCACAGAAATTCCAATAAATTACTGAAAGGTAGTCTATAAATAGCAACAGGGAGGACACACTTCCTCATTACTGAATGGTATTACCAAGCAGCAATGGCCTATGGATAAATACGTAGGGAGTTCCTCCCACGGGCTAGCCGTCCTGGCTAAAAAAATTGCACTGACATTTcggaccgggccagtggggatGGCCGCAAGATAGGGGTCTAATTCCgtgtggttaaaaaaaaaaaaaaaaggcatgtTACTTCCGGAAGCTTCCACTTCATCTATGTTCTCCCAATATACAATCAAAACAAAATGTCTTCATACGTCATATTAAgtgaatttttaattaaaaatgaatcgTCTATTAAAAAGATGGTTAAAAAAGTGATCAGGAATCAAACACCAGCTGAACTAGTGgtgtacagtaaaaaaaaaaaggcttcaACAGTCCTCCTATATGAACAGCAGATTGTCATCACTGATTTTGTGCCCCAGAAGTCTTCTCTGTAGTTCACAGGCGGGAAGAGTCTGCAAACTTGTGCAATCATTCACTATTTTTAAGTAATTATTATCCgactgatgattattattattattatgctccCAGTCATGAAGGAATTAAAGTGTGTGCCATCCTTCTGGAGTAAGTGCTGTATGTATGATGTAGTAGAGACAATTCTTCAGGTTGCTCCTGTTTGAGATATGACTTGGTAATCTAATGAAGAAAGGCCTTTTTCGTCCTATGGCACATGATAGCGTTGGCGTGTATGCATATAGCATATGTCAGATTTCCTGTAGACGCCTCTCAATAAACTGCTGCATACTGCATGTATACAGTATCTGTAGTGTGTgcacagtgtaagtgtgtgtgtgcagtttatGTTCTGCTGCTACAGCGTTATCACTGTTCCATCCTCCTCTAAGCTCTGTCTCTCCATGCCCTTTAGCGAACCCATACTGGAGCTGCTCATTATGGCACCGTTGGAGGGCCGCAGGTCAAAATGGGGCTCGTACCTGGGCAGAGAGGGCATGCTAAAACTGGCCGAAGCTAGCGACCCTGGTATGAGGCTGGTATCCCCACCGGTCTCGATCACCATGTCCTCGTCGTCCTCGTCGCTCTCGATTTCATCCGGCCCAAAGTTCTGGATGATCGGTGCCGGAGCGGACACCACAGCTCCGGGTGTCGCGTAGCCGTAATAGCTGGCTCCGCTGTCCGAGGACCGTCCCGAGCTGCCTGATGCTGCTCCGCCGTTGTTATGGTGGCGCACCACATTGTTGCGCTGGTTAGCCGGCTTTACCGTAATGATGAGGTTGTGGCTGTTGGCGACCATCATGTCCGTGACCTGGTCCAGAGACTTGCCGCTCACCTCGATGCCGTTCACCTCGAGCACCTCGTCGTTGACGGCCAGCAGGCCCGTGCTTTCCGCCAAGCCGCCGGGTACCAAGCGCGAGATGAAGATACCCGGCGCTTTCTCCAGGCCGTGCGACGTGACCCGCACGCTCGAGCCGTCGCGGATGTAGAAACCTAGCGGCTTTTCCTGTCCGTGCTTGTACAGCCGCACACGCCGGTGTGTCTCGGGTAGTACGTCCACGTCGATGATCGAGGAGACCGGACGGAAGTCGCGGGGCAGGCTTATGACCACTGCCGGTTTTTTCCGGCCTGCATCGGGACGTAGGAGAACCGAGGAAAGGGGAGTCTTCTTACGGGTCAGtgtgtctgtgcagaatgctGAGTAGTCTGCCTCCTCTGCAAAAAGAGAtcagaacagagcagaacaaGTGTGTGAGATTaaggtaataataaatgtaaaaatatatactgAAGACAGCTAAGGCCAAAAAGTTATAGACACACTTGTAAAGAACACGTATGTCATGGCAGTTTTGGGATTGATCAATTCGGCAACCgcttttttttctgtgactataTAATTAAGACAAATACTTGGAGCGGAAACatataagttaaaaa contains the following coding sequences:
- the pard6b gene encoding partitioning defective 6 homolog beta; translated protein: MNKNHRAPSNRSLNAVEVKSKFGAEFRRFSLDRSKPGRFEEFYGLLQHVHRIPNVDLLVGYADVHGDLLPINNDDNYHKAISTAAPLLRLFLQRKEEADYSAFCTDTLTRKKTPLSSVLLRPDAGRKKPAVVISLPRDFRPVSSIIDVDVLPETHRRVRLYKHGQEKPLGFYIRDGSSVRVTSHGLEKAPGIFISRLVPGGLAESTGLLAVNDEVLEVNGIEVSGKSLDQVTDMMVANSHNLIITVKPANQRNNVVRHHNNGGAASGSSGRSSDSGASYYGYATPGAVVSAPAPIIQNFGPDEIESDEDDEDMVIETGGDTSLIPGSLASASFSMPSLPRYEPHFDLRPSNGAIMSSSSMGSLKGMERQSLEEDGTVITL